One window of the Eucalyptus grandis isolate ANBG69807.140 chromosome 8, ASM1654582v1, whole genome shotgun sequence genome contains the following:
- the LOC104414366 gene encoding uncharacterized protein LOC104414366 has protein sequence MSLYPSRSNAFPIQKTHVPFLSESPASRQGSSTPPQAHSLRLLLRFSSTSSKSPSFTVSYLVNSCGLSPESALSASKLVKFETPSRPDVVIGVFKNRGFTPAQISHIVRRFPASLSSDPDKTLLPKINFFGSRGFSDLELAKLVIAVPKILGRSLEQHLVPTFHYISNLLQSDEKAIAAIGRAPRLLYEDPQAEFVPEIMTLRSAGVPEKNIRHLVLYHGQIFWCRSLKFDETMNRVKAMGFDPSKLSFVMALHVIMGMSESMWRRKIGVYGKWGWSEEVVVLAFRKYPLCMALSESKITAAMDFFVNVLGLDSLVISQRPLALTFSLGKRIVPRGSVYQVLLSEGLIKPCSLTALLAVSEKKFLEKFVTSNLGKAPQLLALYNEKMGLAC, from the exons ATGTCCTTGTACCCATCTAGGAGCAATGCCTTCCCG ATTCAGAAGACCCATGTTCCATTTCTCTCGGAAAGCCCTGCTTCACGTCAGGGTTCTTCAACTCCGCCGCAAGCCCACTCCCTCCGTCTGCTGCTCAGATTTTCCTCGACCTCCTCGAAGTCGCCATCGTTCACGGTCTCCTACCTCGTCAACTCCTGTGGGTTGTCTCCGGAATCGGCTCTCTCCGCTTCCAAGCTCGTCAAGTTCGAGACCCCTTCGAGACCGGACGTGGTCATCGGCGTATTCAAGAACCGAGGTTTCACTCCAGCTCAAATCTCGCACATTGTCAGGAGATTCCCCGCGTCGCTTTCGTCGGACCCAGATAAGACCCTCttgccaaaaatcaatttttttggctcGAGAGGGTTTTCCGACCTCGAATTAGCCAAACTCGTGATTGCCGTCCCAAAGATTTTGGGCAGGAGCCTGGAGCAGCATTTGGTACCCACTTTTCATTACATCAGTAATTTGTTGCAATCCGATGAAAAGGCCATCGCAGCCATCGGACGTGCTCCGCGACTGTTATACGAGGATCCTCAAGCTGAATTTGTTCCTGAAATCATGACTTTGAGGAGTGCCGGAGTGCCTGAAAAGAACATCAGGCATTTAGTCTTGTACCATGGGCAAATTTTTTGGTGTCGGTCCTTGAAATTTGATGAGACCATGAATAGGGTGAAAGCAATGGGTTTTGACCCTTCCAAACTGAGCTTTGTCATGGCTCTGCATGTGATTATGGGCATGAGCGAGTCGATGTGGAGGAGGAAAATCGGTGTGTATGGCAAGTGGGGTTGGTCCGAGGAGGTGGTTGTTTTAGCTTTTAGGAAGTATCCATTGTGTATGGCATTGTCGGAGAGCAAAATTACTGCTGCAATGGACTTCTTTGTCAATGTGCTGGGGCTCGATTCATTGGTTATTTCTCAACGTCCGTTAGCCTTAACATttagcttagggaagagaattgTTCCTCGGGGATCGGTCTATCAAGTTCTGCTGTCTGAAGGTTTAATTAAACCTTGTAGCCTGACTGCATTGTTGGCTGTTTCGGAGAAGAAGTTCCTGGAGAAGTTTGTGACTAGTAATTTGGGAAAAGCACCGCAGTTGTTGGCTCTCTATAATGAGAAGATGGGTCTTGCATGCTAG
- the LOC104414365 gene encoding uncharacterized protein sll0005 has product MEAVSQLVCCGGVEPLRCNFPAHVSPPGRFELRRSRAKPVLAVAADPKPGRTGPPKSPSPPPPPPPSTLNGSSSSSSRPLQSKPVNGVSTRIGDVSREIKRVRAQMEENEQVAILMQGLRGQNLRDAQFADNNIQLRLVEVDESSEFLPLVYDPATISAYWGKRPRAVATRAVQLLSVAGGFLSRIAWDVINKKVQENEVARAIELRDIVTSLGPAYIKLGQALSIRPDILSPAAMIELQKLCDKVPSFPDDVAMALIEEELGQPWHEIYSELTSSPIAAASLGQVYKGKLKENGDPVAVKVQRPFVLETVTVDLFIIRNLGLVLRRFPQISVDVVGLVDEWAARFFEELDYVNEGENGTRFAEMMRKDLPQVVVPKTYTTYTSRKVLTTGWIEGEKLSQSKESDVGELVNVGVICYLKQLLDTGLFHADPHPGNLIRTPDGKLAILDFGLVTRLTDDQKYGMIEAIAHLIHRDYEAIVKDFVKLGFIPDGVNLAPILPVLAKVFDQALEGGGAKNINFQELASDLAQITFDYPFRIPPYFALIIRAIGVLEGIALVGNSDFAIVDEAYPYIAQRLLTDESPRLRNALKYTIYGKSGVFDAERFVDVMQAFENFITAAKSGGGEDMNGDMAGLGILRSQTGSTVPQFVLNASQSEEPIQTRAALGFLLSDKGNFFREFLLDEIVKGIDAVTREQLVQVMAALGLRNVSPVFSMVPSFGPFKPAALLPTVTEEDQVILNNVQTIVEFLTAGSSISRTSNQGVDVARIVQELLPVLPGISATVLPEVLSRLSSRVLARIIRDSFL; this is encoded by the exons ATGGAGGCGGTGTCGCAGCTCGTGTGCTGCGGCGGAGTGGAGCCCCTCCGTTGCAACTTCCCCGCCCACGTCTCGCCGCCGGGCCGGTTCGAGCTCCGGAGATCGCGGGCCAAGCCGGTCCTCGCTGTGGCCGCGGATCCTAAGCCGGGCCGGACCGGACCGCCcaagtcgccgtcgccgccgccgccgccgccgccgagcaCCTTGAACggttcgtcgtcgtcgtcgtcgcggcCTCTGCAATCCAAGCCCGTCAACGGCGTTTCCACG AGAATAGGAGATGTCTCGCGGGAGATTAAGAGGGTGAGGGCccagatggaggagaatgagcAAGTGGCAATACTGATGCAAGGCTTGAGGGGTCAGAATCTGAGGGACGCGCAATTTGCAGACAACAATATTCAACTTCGTCTGGTTGAG GTGGATGAGAGCAGTGAGTTTTTGCCCTTGGTGTATGATCCTGCTACCATCTCTGCTTACTGGGGAAAACGTCCACGAGCTGTTGCTACACGTGCTGTCCAGTTACTATCTGTTGCCGGAGGGTTTCTCTCCCGTATTGCCTGGGACGTGATAAATAAGAAAGTTCAAGAG AATGAAGTTGCTAGGGCAATAGAGTTGAGAGATATTGTAACTTCCTTGGGCCCAGCCTACATAAAACTTGGTCAGGCATTGAGCATTCGGCCTGACATTCTTTCACCTGCTGCGATGATTGAGCTGCAGAAACTCTGTGATAAG GTCCCTTCATTTCCTGATGATGTAGCTATGGCACTTATCGAGGAGGAGCTAGGTCAACCGTGGCATGAGATTTACTCTGAACTCACATCTTCTCCAATTGCCGCAG CATCTCTCGGACAGGTATACAAGGgcaagttaaaagaaaatggagatccAGTGGCAGTTAAGGTTCAGAGACCTTTCGTTCTTGAGACTGTGACAGTTGATTTGTTTATCATACGGAATTTGGGTTTGGTTCTTCGGAGGTTTCCTCAG ATCTCTGTAGATGTGGTGGGGTTAGTTGATGAATGGGCTGCCCGCTTTTTTGAAGAGTTGGATTATGTCAACGAGGGTGAAAATGGGACACGTTTTGCTGAAATGATGAGGAAGGACCTTCCACAG GTTGTTGTACCTAAAACATACACCACGTACACTTCAAGGAAGGTTCTTACGACAGGCTGGATAGAGGGGGAAAAGCTGTCGCAGAGTAAAGAAAGTGACGTCGGAGAACTGGTTAATGTTGGAGTCATCTGTTATCTAAAGCAG TTGCTTGATACTGGACTTTTTCATGCGGACCCACATCCCGGAAACTTGATTCGTACCCCAGATGGGAAGTTAGCCATTCTGGACTTTG GACTTGTTACAAGATTAACAGATGATCAGAAATACGGAATGATTGAAGCAATTGCTCATCTCATTCATAGAGACTATGAGGCAATAGTCAAGGACTTTGTAAAGCTTGGTTTCATACCTGATGGGGTCAACTTAGCACCTATTTTGCCAGTTCTTGCAAAGGTTTTCGATCAGGCCCTTGAAGGTGGAGGGGCAAAAAATATCAACTTTCAGGAGCTTGCATCAGATCTGGCTCAAATAACCTTTGATTACCCATTCAGAATACCCCCATATTTTGCTCTTATCATCAGGGCAATAGGGGTGTTGGAGGGTATTGCTTTGGTTGGaaattctgattttgccatAGTGGATGAAGCTTATCCTTATATTGCTCAG AGGCTCCTCACAGATGAGTCTCCACGTCTCAGGAATGCCTTGAAATACACGATTTATGGAAAATCTGGGGTATTTGATGCTGAAAGATTCGTTGATGTGATGCaagcttttgaaaattttattactGCAGCCAAGAGTGGTGGTGGAGAGGATATGAATGGAGATATGGCTGGACTTGGCATTTTAAGAAGTCAAACGGGTAGTACTGTTCCACAATTTGTATTGAATGCGTCTCAGTCAGAGGAGCCAATCCAAACAAGGGCTGCCTTGGGATTTCTGTTATCTGATAAGGGAAATTTCTTCCGAGAGTTCCTTCTGGATGAG ATTGTGAAGGGAATTGATGCAGTCACCAGGGAACAGTTGGTACAAGTAATGGCAGCCCTTGGGTTGCGTAATGTGTCCCCTGTTTTCAGTATGGTCCCTTCATTTGGACCCTTTAAACCTGCTGCACTTCTCCCAACAGTAACAGAGGAGGACCAAGTCATATTGAACAATGTTCAAACCATTGTCGAGTTTCTCACTGCTGGAAGCTCAATCTCAAGGACATCAAATCAG GGTGTGGATGTCGCTCGGATTGTCCAGGAGCTGCTTCCGGTGTTGCCAGGAATTTCGGCCACAGTCCTTCCAGAGGTGCTCAGTCGGTTATCTTCTCGAGTACTGGCTCGCATAATTAGggattcatttttgtaa
- the LOC108954420 gene encoding keratin, type II cytoskeletal 2 epidermal-like: protein MEKDRGRLRGQTGPRRGPNGGRRWPNGSGTGWCSSCGARAGKREAETCGAAASSDGLAHEAWTASGGSGETLGDPSNGGSGLTKGQELGTARTKAGGGEDGATTSGHGGI, encoded by the exons ATGGAGAAGGACCGGGGAAGGTTGAGGGGTCAAACCGGACCTAGGCGGGgcccgaacggtggccggaggtggccgaacgGCTCCGGCACGGGCTGGTGCAGCAGTTGCGGCGCAAGGGCAGGCAAGAGGGAGGCGGAGACGTGCGGAGCGGCAGCGAGCAGCGACGGCCTTGCGCACGAGGCTTGGACGGCGAGCGGCGGCTCCGGCGAGACTCTCGGCGACCCTAGCAACGGCGGCAGCGGCTTGACGAAGGGGCAGGAGCTCGGGACCGCGCGGACGAAGGCTGGAGGCGGCGAAGATGGTGCGACGACGAGCGGCCACG gtggaatctga
- the LOC104414364 gene encoding uncharacterized protein LOC104414364, translating to MVGLVMLMVEFLFIRAASRKPLNRMSIDEGRSAEKSIGPMLMERTLRMCMNSSRVFQKMEKLEGLGIPVFVQFNETAHAKGTNVQLASTRFSQVLSVLECCLLLKFPSVNGKHHQYMVAYEMKSHSQNISPDSTLQDNWKFE from the exons ATGGTGGGCCTTGTCATGCTCATGGTGGAATTCTTATTCATAAGAGCAGCCTCAAGAAAGCCACTGAACAGGATGAGCATCGACGAAGGACGGAGTGCAGAAAAGTCAATTGGCCCGATGCTCATGGAAAGGACATTGCGCATGTGCATGAATTCGAGCCGAG TGTTTCAGAAGATGGAGAAATTGGAGGGGTTAGGAATTCCTGTGTTTGTTCAATTCAATGAAACAGCACATGCCAAAGGTACAAATGTCCAGCTTGCGAGTACCCGATTTTCTCAAGTACTTTCTGTCCTCGAGTGCTGTCTTCTACTCAAATTCCCATCGGTCAATGGGAAACATCATCAGTACATGGTAGCATATGAGATGAAAAGTCACTCTCAGAACATATCTCCTGATTCGACCCTCCAAGATAATTGGAAATTCGAATGA